A stretch of Bacillus pseudomycoides DNA encodes these proteins:
- a CDS encoding bifunctional UDP-sugar hydrolase/5'-nucleotidase, which yields MPKMKWKNYVCYFVILILLGTAVTVKPAISKAEESDVNITLLSTADIHGRFMPWDYALDGANMSGSLTQLYTVIKKVRQENPNTILLDAGDTIQGNSVELFNDKPQSPMMVAMNAMGYDAWAFGNHEFNFGLDTLKKVSEQYKGKTLAGNIYKENGERFLPAYTIVEKGGIKVGIIGMNTPMISDFEKGTDHLAGLVVKNPVEETKKVIKELEGKVDVMVGVMHMGLENENGIPGTGVQDIANACPEISAIFAAHMHKLVKKEVVNGVIITEPDKYGTHISRIDLTFTKQDGELVLKDKTATALPVKNADGTTVLSDPTLEATLTPFHEYARGDANDVVAQLKGRNLVPENEIKGIPSVQIQETPLSDFFHEVMLYYSKADVVAHQIDNDYARLDVGPIKKKDIAYNYQYALGEITVYKITGKDLKDYMEWAAGYFNSSRAGDVTVSFDKTRRASKYSTNDFFGGVKYEIDLTKPYGSRITNLRSIRTNKPIKMSDVMTLGMNAYRMEALQAKGGALEGRKLEQIWSSKQENAFGETGGTIRNLAITYLKEVKNGVYTPKVMHNWKITGVATHSSEHKAVVDLVNKGILEIPKTEDGKYTNIASINTKDSITKEEIVALSQKANINPNQFNHVKTKGEFYKKLNRIIKKV from the coding sequence ATGCCAAAAATGAAATGGAAGAACTATGTATGTTATTTTGTTATTCTTATACTTCTTGGAACAGCAGTAACAGTCAAACCAGCTATCTCTAAAGCTGAGGAATCTGATGTTAATATTACATTATTGAGTACTGCAGATATTCATGGTAGATTTATGCCTTGGGATTATGCGCTTGATGGTGCAAATATGAGTGGAAGTTTAACGCAGCTTTATACGGTTATAAAGAAGGTACGTCAAGAAAATCCAAATACCATATTATTAGATGCTGGGGATACAATTCAAGGAAACTCAGTAGAATTATTCAATGATAAGCCACAATCTCCAATGATGGTAGCGATGAACGCAATGGGATATGATGCTTGGGCATTTGGAAATCATGAATTCAACTTTGGATTAGATACATTGAAAAAAGTTAGTGAGCAATATAAGGGAAAGACGTTAGCAGGAAATATTTATAAGGAGAATGGAGAGCGTTTTCTTCCTGCATATACGATTGTTGAAAAAGGTGGAATTAAAGTTGGGATTATTGGCATGAATACACCAATGATTAGTGATTTTGAAAAAGGGACAGATCATTTGGCTGGTTTAGTGGTGAAAAATCCAGTAGAAGAGACAAAAAAGGTAATTAAAGAATTAGAAGGTAAAGTAGATGTAATGGTAGGGGTTATGCATATGGGACTAGAAAATGAGAATGGAATCCCTGGTACTGGGGTTCAAGATATTGCGAATGCTTGTCCGGAAATAAGCGCTATTTTTGCAGCTCATATGCATAAACTTGTTAAAAAAGAAGTTGTAAATGGTGTTATTATTACAGAACCAGATAAATATGGAACGCATATCTCACGTATTGACCTTACTTTTACAAAGCAAGATGGGGAGCTGGTTTTAAAAGATAAAACAGCTACCGCTTTACCTGTAAAAAATGCTGATGGAACAACGGTATTATCTGATCCTACACTTGAAGCAACACTAACACCTTTTCACGAGTATGCGAGAGGAGATGCAAATGATGTAGTCGCTCAATTAAAGGGGAGAAATCTTGTTCCTGAAAATGAAATAAAGGGTATTCCAAGTGTGCAAATTCAAGAGACACCTTTATCAGATTTTTTTCATGAAGTCATGCTCTATTACAGCAAAGCAGATGTAGTAGCCCATCAAATTGATAACGATTATGCTCGTTTGGATGTAGGTCCTATTAAGAAGAAAGATATTGCGTATAATTACCAATATGCTTTGGGAGAAATTACAGTATATAAGATAACTGGGAAAGATTTAAAAGACTACATGGAATGGGCGGCAGGGTATTTTAACTCATCTCGTGCCGGAGATGTAACAGTTAGCTTTGATAAAACCCGCCGTGCGTCTAAATACAGTACGAACGATTTCTTTGGAGGCGTAAAATACGAAATTGACTTAACAAAACCATATGGAAGTAGAATTACAAATTTACGATCTATTCGTACAAATAAACCAATCAAAATGAGCGATGTTATGACGCTGGGAATGAATGCATATAGAATGGAGGCTCTTCAGGCAAAAGGGGGAGCTTTAGAGGGACGTAAGCTTGAACAAATTTGGTCATCTAAACAAGAGAATGCATTCGGAGAAACAGGTGGAACCATTCGTAACCTTGCTATTACATATTTAAAAGAGGTAAAGAATGGTGTATACACGCCAAAAGTTATGCATAATTGGAAAATTACCGGGGTAGCTACACATTCTTCAGAGCATAAGGCTGTAGTGGATCTTGTGAATAAAGGGATTTTAGAAATTCCAAAAACAGAAGATGGAAAATATACAAATATAGCATCTATAAATACTAAAGATTCAATTACAAAAGAAGAGATTGTAGCACTCTCTCAAAAAGCTAATATTAATCCGAATCAGTTTAATCATGTAAAAACAAAAGGTGAATTTTACAAAAAACTTAATAGGATTATTAAAAAAGTATAA
- a CDS encoding DUF4145 domain-containing protein, whose translation MRKILPGAILSHTQYGYLKVPKNVKSQCPKCDKSSEFTLKTNFYQVTKRGLFAEGLCFECQKPSEFVIMFNDYPNRINEEVEVEVYIYSPSDLRNPLDQLERNKHIPIDLVRAYRSTLNVSQSKDNSAAAVLSKRVLESVLKHFLGEQSNGKSLSQQFEQLPEYIDLTKPIQDVGHLVHPDSPLYGMLELQQEIDDETVTLLTELSEVLIEYLFVLPEKIESVHDKIEQKFSKG comes from the coding sequence ATGAGAAAAATATTGCCAGGGGCCATTTTATCTCATACCCAGTATGGGTATTTAAAGGTACCGAAAAATGTCAAAAGTCAGTGTCCTAAATGCGATAAATCAAGTGAATTTACGTTAAAAACGAATTTTTACCAAGTTACAAAAAGGGGATTATTCGCAGAAGGGCTTTGTTTTGAATGTCAAAAGCCATCAGAATTTGTGATTATGTTTAATGATTATCCGAATCGAATAAATGAAGAAGTAGAAGTAGAGGTTTATATTTATAGTCCTTCGGATTTAAGAAATCCTTTGGATCAGCTCGAACGCAATAAACATATCCCTATAGACCTTGTCAGGGCATATCGCTCTACTTTAAATGTCAGTCAGTCAAAAGATAATTCTGCTGCTGCAGTACTGTCAAAACGAGTTCTTGAAAGTGTCCTCAAACATTTTCTTGGAGAGCAAAGTAATGGGAAGTCTCTTTCCCAGCAATTTGAGCAATTGCCAGAATATATCGATTTAACTAAACCGATTCAAGATGTTGGCCACCTCGTTCATCCCGACAGTCCTCTTTATGGGATGCTTGAATTGCAACAGGAAATTGATGATGAAACAGTAACTTTATTAACAGAATTATCAGAAGTCCTTATCGAATATTTATTTGTGTTGCCTGAAAAAATCGAATCAGTACATGATAAGATTGAACAGAAATTTTCCAAGGGATAG
- a CDS encoding ferritin, translating to MIKEEVQKLLNNLIQLENLSSSIYLAMSADANRKNYTGMAHWLKLQSDEERTHMLKLIDYLAGKDGIVQILAIPAQPTDFGTPLETFEKALEHERFVTNAYRRAYDYITQVDSQTLIIILDFLREQIEEENQTLTIVERLKIATDNPAALLLLDQELGQRKNGGAVEANG from the coding sequence ATGATTAAGGAAGAAGTTCAAAAGCTGCTTAATAATTTAATTCAACTCGAAAATTTATCGTCTTCCATCTATTTAGCCATGTCTGCCGATGCGAATCGTAAAAACTATACTGGTATGGCACATTGGTTAAAGCTTCAGTCGGACGAAGAGCGAACACATATGTTAAAGCTTATTGATTACTTAGCAGGAAAAGATGGAATCGTACAAATACTTGCAATACCAGCACAACCTACAGATTTTGGTACACCACTAGAAACTTTTGAGAAGGCGTTAGAACATGAACGATTTGTAACAAACGCATACCGGCGAGCTTATGATTATATTACTCAAGTAGATTCTCAAACCCTGATTATTATTCTAGATTTTTTAAGGGAACAAATTGAAGAGGAAAATCAAACCTTAACCATTGTAGAACGGTTAAAAATAGCAACGGATAATCCAGCTGCTTTATTGTTATTAGATCAAGAGTTGGGGCAAAGGAAGAACGGTGGAGCAGTAGAAGCAAACGGATAA
- a CDS encoding multicopper oxidase family protein, with protein MSLEKFVDALPIPPVLKAKDRRDNIPFYEVTMKQVEQKLHRDLPPTTVWGYNGMYPGPTFEARRNHPILVKWKNELPFEHLLPVDRTIHGAEPDKPSVRTVVHLHEGRVRPESDGYPEAWFTRNFENVGPKFVHEVYYYPNCQRPATLWYHDHALGITRLNVYAGLAGFYLLRDKKEEELNLPNGKFEIPLVIQDRSFYPNGELFYPTQPGHEPPPALQPPPPIDPTLPNPSVVPEFFGNTILVNGKVWPYLAVEPRKYRFRILNGSNARFYRIKLSSGQNFVQIGTEGGLLETPIIVSEIILAPAERVDVIIDFSNHKGQNIILTNDAPAPFPNGAPPSSDLTQIMEFCVKRKLHKPDNSKIPKKLSCLEHLDPNDAVIVRKNLLVETTDEFGRLKLLLNNLDWHQLPLTETPYNGTIEIWELYNTTPDTHPIHLHLVTFQILNRATFTGDPNGPDLIVGPPQPPDPSEMGWKDTVRANPGEVTRIIARFGPFIGIYPWHCHILEHEDHDMMRPYEVLDNQNFNPCEPIPGECPDDSFAQCFNCDNDDDD; from the coding sequence ATGTCTTTAGAGAAGTTTGTAGATGCATTACCTATTCCACCTGTCTTAAAAGCGAAAGATAGGCGTGATAACATTCCGTTCTATGAGGTAACTATGAAGCAAGTCGAACAGAAGTTACATCGTGATTTGCCGCCAACTACCGTTTGGGGTTACAACGGTATGTACCCTGGTCCTACATTCGAAGCACGAAGAAATCACCCTATTTTAGTCAAATGGAAAAATGAATTACCTTTTGAACATCTGCTACCCGTAGATCGAACTATTCATGGAGCAGAACCAGACAAACCTTCTGTTAGGACAGTTGTACATTTGCATGAAGGTCGGGTTAGACCGGAAAGTGACGGATATCCAGAAGCATGGTTTACACGAAACTTTGAAAATGTTGGCCCGAAATTCGTGCATGAAGTTTACTATTATCCAAACTGTCAACGACCTGCGACTCTGTGGTATCATGACCATGCTCTTGGGATCACTCGTTTGAACGTTTATGCAGGACTTGCAGGGTTTTATCTCCTTCGAGATAAGAAAGAGGAAGAATTGAACTTACCAAATGGAAAGTTTGAAATTCCACTAGTCATACAAGATCGTTCATTTTATCCTAATGGTGAACTGTTCTATCCAACTCAGCCAGGACATGAGCCACCTCCAGCGCTACAACCACCCCCACCAATAGATCCAACATTACCAAATCCATCAGTTGTACCAGAATTTTTTGGAAACACCATCCTAGTCAATGGAAAAGTATGGCCTTATCTTGCAGTCGAGCCACGGAAATACCGGTTCCGCATCCTTAATGGCTCTAACGCTCGTTTTTATCGTATAAAGTTGAGTTCTGGACAAAATTTTGTCCAAATTGGCACAGAAGGAGGACTTTTGGAAACACCAATCATCGTATCCGAAATCATCCTTGCACCAGCTGAACGTGTCGATGTTATTATCGATTTTTCAAACCATAAAGGTCAAAATATTATCTTAACAAATGACGCACCAGCTCCATTCCCTAACGGTGCCCCCCCTTCTTCAGACCTTACGCAAATTATGGAATTTTGTGTCAAACGAAAATTGCACAAACCTGACAACAGTAAAATCCCAAAAAAGTTAAGCTGCTTAGAACACTTGGATCCTAATGATGCTGTAATCGTACGAAAAAATCTCTTAGTTGAAACTACTGATGAATTTGGGCGTTTAAAACTTTTATTAAATAACCTAGATTGGCATCAATTACCCCTTACAGAAACCCCATATAATGGGACGATAGAGATTTGGGAGCTTTACAATACTACACCTGACACTCACCCGATTCACTTGCACCTTGTTACTTTTCAAATTTTGAATCGTGCTACGTTTACTGGTGATCCAAATGGTCCTGATCTTATAGTTGGACCGCCACAACCACCCGATCCAAGCGAGATGGGTTGGAAAGATACCGTTCGTGCCAATCCTGGGGAGGTCACCCGTATCATTGCGCGTTTTGGGCCATTTATAGGAATCTACCCGTGGCACTGCCACATCCTTGAACACGAAGACCATGATATGATGAGACCATACGAAGTTCTCGATAATCAAAACTTTAACCCGTGTGAACCGATCCCTGGAGAATGTCCAGATGATTCGTTCGCTCAGTGTTTCAACTGTGATAATGACGACGATGATTGA
- a CDS encoding DUF6262 family protein has product MASYDRIEQLKAIHASRKAVTSQKVDEAIQRLVRANQNINFNSVANEAGIAKATLYNNQNFRERIESLRQQQAQTSTKKQIKHETSDRNKDVIIESLKRRIKKVEEENKELREQLKFAYADVYKQI; this is encoded by the coding sequence ATGGCTAGTTATGATCGTATAGAACAGCTAAAAGCAATTCATGCATCCAGAAAGGCAGTCACCTCTCAAAAAGTTGATGAAGCGATCCAAAGGCTCGTACGAGCCAATCAGAACATCAATTTTAATAGCGTAGCAAATGAGGCTGGTATTGCTAAAGCAACACTATATAACAACCAGAACTTCCGTGAACGGATTGAATCCCTGCGACAACAACAGGCACAAACGTCTACAAAGAAACAGATAAAACATGAGACAAGTGATAGAAACAAAGACGTAATTATTGAATCGTTGAAGAGAAGAATCAAGAAAGTTGAAGAAGAAAATAAGGAATTGCGTGAGCAATTAAAATTTGCATACGCGGATGTATACAAACAGATATAA
- a CDS encoding tyrosine-type recombinase/integrase has product MKRKQQTNIGEVNFHERLKYELSSYMEKIIQPDGFVTTNHVKEPYFLINDSWNIEFLESIPQFREMADNYKGKRRNVHFRINSPTVNLEIKYVWYQKLFKEHWALSSSFNAKAALLNKLSIFLNEKYPHLFSLFDLDMEKAEREWWFWLEQQGIPITKISKTIVFDGYTHKSPAATYFRIIYSNFLVLADSRDEWEKDRWDVRILHTKHGLYYSKSLTAHYLDFTKIEPLKIRESTKKYIKQRLMGRQDLSFATAKAYVRTLTKFFSFIFSLETTWNDLKDFKRSHMEQYIQWLHKDTRNKGIDPSERYISEELKRINKFLGDIQKYEYEIAPNTNIRLLIFPGDKPTVKKKPFGQIDYIPDFVLEQLFSHLNDLPEDIIPVVWVAFKTGLRISDVLELTADCLVQLNGKYSIVTDIEKTQVQGHRIPIDEDLAKILSVLISYSKENSTQDNNPEGYIFVRYQGTRKGKPYTQCWIRRHLNELAKKNHIVDEDGNIFRFKTHQFRHTYAVKLLNGGADILTVQELLAHASPEMTLQYAKLLDETKRKAFESVINQGAFSFDLNGEVQKINAGEDIPDDILQALWQEHKLNAMDNPYETCHARLKGDCPHMEASPCLTCNSGSPCKDLAIGFSNLDIEKYELHIKTTTRAVEIAKQHNREDMIEKHERNLHRYQSILNNIQEGNIIFGRQDRIKRKYGVKHG; this is encoded by the coding sequence ATGAAGCGAAAACAGCAAACAAATATAGGAGAAGTCAATTTTCATGAACGATTAAAATACGAACTCTCTAGCTATATGGAAAAAATAATTCAACCTGATGGATTTGTTACTACTAATCATGTAAAAGAACCTTATTTTTTAATTAATGACAGTTGGAACATCGAATTTTTAGAAAGTATCCCTCAATTTAGGGAAATGGCGGATAACTACAAAGGAAAACGTCGAAATGTGCATTTTCGAATAAATAGTCCAACTGTTAATCTTGAAATAAAATATGTGTGGTATCAAAAATTATTTAAAGAACATTGGGCACTAAGCAGTAGTTTTAATGCAAAAGCCGCATTATTAAACAAATTATCTATTTTTCTTAACGAAAAATATCCCCATCTTTTCTCTTTATTTGATTTAGATATGGAGAAGGCTGAAAGAGAATGGTGGTTTTGGTTAGAACAGCAAGGAATTCCTATAACAAAGATATCAAAGACCATAGTGTTCGACGGATATACACATAAATCCCCCGCAGCAACCTATTTTCGTATTATTTATTCCAACTTCTTAGTGTTAGCAGATTCTCGTGATGAATGGGAAAAAGACCGTTGGGATGTACGGATATTACACACAAAGCATGGGCTATACTACAGCAAAAGTTTAACTGCGCACTACCTCGATTTTACTAAAATAGAACCGTTGAAAATAAGAGAGAGCACGAAAAAGTATATTAAGCAACGTTTAATGGGACGACAAGATCTTTCGTTTGCTACAGCAAAAGCTTACGTAAGGACTTTAACTAAATTTTTTTCTTTTATATTTTCATTAGAAACAACTTGGAATGATCTAAAAGATTTCAAAAGATCTCACATGGAACAATATATTCAATGGTTGCATAAAGATACCAGAAATAAAGGGATTGATCCTTCAGAAAGATATATATCAGAAGAGTTAAAACGTATAAATAAATTTTTGGGAGACATTCAAAAATACGAATATGAAATTGCACCAAATACAAATATCCGATTATTGATTTTCCCAGGGGACAAACCTACAGTGAAAAAAAAGCCCTTCGGGCAAATTGATTACATTCCTGATTTTGTATTGGAACAATTATTTTCTCACCTTAACGACCTACCTGAAGACATTATACCAGTGGTATGGGTGGCTTTTAAAACAGGACTTCGTATTTCAGATGTGTTAGAACTCACAGCAGATTGTCTTGTACAATTGAATGGTAAATACTCCATTGTAACTGATATTGAAAAAACACAGGTGCAAGGACATCGAATTCCAATTGATGAAGATCTCGCGAAAATTCTTTCCGTTTTAATTTCATATTCCAAAGAAAATAGTACGCAGGATAATAATCCAGAAGGATATATTTTTGTGAGGTATCAGGGTACAAGAAAAGGTAAGCCATATACTCAATGTTGGATTCGAAGGCATTTGAATGAACTAGCAAAAAAGAACCATATTGTAGATGAAGATGGTAATATATTTCGTTTTAAAACTCATCAATTTCGTCATACATATGCTGTGAAATTATTGAATGGCGGCGCAGATATTCTAACGGTACAAGAATTATTAGCCCATGCTTCTCCTGAGATGACTTTACAGTATGCCAAACTATTGGATGAAACTAAGCGAAAAGCATTCGAATCTGTTATTAATCAAGGGGCTTTCAGCTTTGATTTGAACGGTGAGGTACAAAAGATTAATGCGGGTGAAGATATTCCTGATGATATATTACAAGCACTCTGGCAAGAGCATAAATTAAATGCAATGGACAATCCTTACGAAACATGTCATGCACGATTGAAAGGAGATTGCCCACATATGGAAGCTTCACCTTGTTTGACATGTAATAGTGGTAGCCCTTGCAAAGATTTAGCGATTGGATTCTCAAATCTGGATATTGAAAAATATGAGTTGCACATAAAAACAACAACGAGGGCTGTAGAAATAGCTAAACAGCATAATCGTGAGGATATGATTGAAAAACATGAACGGAATTTACACCGATATCAAAGTATTCTAAACAATATTCAAGAAGGTAATATTATATTTGGCCGGCAAGATCGTATAAAAAGAAAGTATGGTGTGAAACATGGCTAG
- a CDS encoding tyrosine-type recombinase/integrase — protein sequence MRVQEVILEGSIKYMLVDERGIPIVPVVKYLKYLDSTGKSRNTQKTYRYALKQYFVYLRETKKDYKEIKLEHLADFVGWLRHPYTSLNVASFAPIKPKKTEKTVNLTVTAVTNFYDYLYRNEELSKDMNEKLMRQIYTGGRTRYKSFLHHINKNKPSIRNVLKVKEPRKKIQVLTKEQVQQTFTATTNIRDAFLIQLLFETGLRIGEALSLFLEDFIFDHRKGHRIRLMDRGELENGAKLKTGEREIFVSQHLMNLYDDYLYEIIDELDIKTNFVFVKLCGRNVGRPMNYSDVESLFKRLRKKTKINIHPHLLRHTHATIYYQETKDIKQVQERLGHAQIQTTMNLYLHPSAEDIRKDWEKAQDAFKIDGKS from the coding sequence ATGCGAGTACAAGAGGTTATCCTAGAGGGAAGTATAAAATACATGTTAGTAGATGAAAGAGGGATTCCGATTGTTCCCGTTGTAAAATATCTCAAATATTTGGATAGCACAGGTAAAAGTAGGAATACTCAAAAGACATACCGTTATGCGCTGAAACAATATTTTGTATATTTAAGAGAAACTAAAAAAGATTACAAAGAAATAAAATTAGAACATCTAGCAGATTTTGTTGGATGGTTGCGTCATCCGTATACTAGTTTAAATGTAGCGTCTTTTGCACCCATAAAACCTAAAAAGACTGAAAAAACAGTAAATTTAACAGTTACTGCCGTTACAAATTTTTATGATTATTTATACCGTAACGAAGAACTGTCTAAGGACATGAATGAAAAACTAATGCGTCAGATTTATACAGGTGGAAGAACACGTTATAAGAGTTTTCTACATCATATCAATAAGAATAAGCCCTCTATCCGAAATGTATTGAAAGTAAAAGAGCCTCGTAAAAAGATTCAAGTTCTCACAAAAGAGCAAGTGCAACAAACTTTCACAGCTACTACAAATATACGAGATGCTTTCCTTATTCAACTTCTGTTTGAAACAGGATTGCGTATTGGAGAAGCTCTCTCTCTATTCCTGGAAGACTTTATATTTGATCACAGAAAAGGACATCGGATTCGCTTGATGGATCGAGGAGAATTGGAGAATGGTGCAAAGCTCAAAACAGGAGAACGAGAGATATTTGTATCGCAACATCTAATGAATTTGTATGATGATTATCTATATGAAATTATTGATGAACTGGATATTAAAACAAACTTTGTCTTTGTTAAGCTATGTGGGAGAAATGTGGGTAGACCTATGAATTATAGTGATGTAGAATCTCTCTTCAAACGCTTGCGAAAGAAAACAAAAATTAACATTCACCCTCATCTGTTACGACATACTCATGCAACTATATACTATCAGGAGACAAAAGACATCAAACAGGTACAAGAGAGATTAGGACACGCCCAAATTCAAACAACAATGAATTTATATCTCCATCCTTCGGCCGAAGATATCCGTAAGGATTGGGAAAAAGCGCAAGATGCATTCAAAATTGATGGGAAAAGCTGA
- a CDS encoding YolD-like family protein produces MPEQFAGIRKIIEEKTKVPRPILTQDAKEMNENKLLFSLLSEEEILITYYEDGYVLTSYMTVIDIDPKRKNVICTDAFYHKSTFNFIDIIAVE; encoded by the coding sequence TTGCCGGAACAATTTGCTGGTATACGAAAGATTATTGAAGAAAAAACGAAAGTACCACGACCAATACTGACTCAAGATGCGAAAGAAATGAACGAGAATAAGTTATTATTCTCGTTGTTATCTGAAGAGGAAATATTAATTACATATTATGAAGATGGTTATGTCCTTACTAGTTATATGACGGTTATTGATATCGATCCTAAAAGAAAGAATGTAATATGTACGGATGCATTTTATCACAAGAGCACTTTTAATTTTATCGATATAATTGCCGTTGAATAG
- a CDS encoding BRO family protein produces the protein MNNLQVFDHEELGRVRSIKQGEEIYFVAKDVSDILEFRDAYTAARGLDDDEKLLHTIYVAGQNREVTLINESGLYSLILTSRKPQAKAVKKWITSEVLPSIRKDGGYLVTTEEDDEQAIMAKAFLLAQRTLERKNVQLKQAEETIKVQAPKVEYTDKVLSTENYYTATEVAKTLGLRSPQELYNKLVDKKIIYKSKKRNYLHKAEFSFLRDENYIRYQTNAFGIQMLFSEKGRYWLAQQLGIIPQ, from the coding sequence ATGAATAACTTACAAGTGTTTGACCATGAAGAACTAGGACGAGTTAGAAGTATCAAACAAGGAGAAGAGATTTACTTTGTAGCTAAAGATGTATCAGACATTTTAGAGTTTAGAGACGCATACACCGCTGCTAGAGGGCTGGACGATGATGAAAAGCTCTTACACACAATTTATGTAGCAGGTCAAAACAGAGAAGTAACACTTATTAATGAGTCAGGTCTCTACAGTTTAATTCTAACGAGTCGCAAGCCACAAGCTAAAGCCGTTAAGAAGTGGATTACCAGTGAGGTGCTACCTAGTATCCGTAAAGATGGTGGCTACCTCGTAACAACAGAGGAAGATGATGAACAAGCTATCATGGCTAAAGCGTTTTTGTTGGCTCAGAGAACACTCGAAAGAAAGAATGTACAACTTAAGCAAGCTGAGGAGACTATCAAGGTACAAGCTCCTAAAGTGGAATACACTGATAAGGTTTTATCTACAGAGAATTACTATACAGCAACAGAAGTGGCTAAAACTTTAGGGCTTAGATCACCTCAAGAGTTATATAACAAGTTAGTAGATAAGAAGATTATCTATAAAAGTAAGAAACGTAACTACTTACACAAAGCAGAGTTTTCATTCTTACGAGATGAGAATTACATTAGATATCAAACTAATGCGTTCGGCATTCAAATGCTTTTCTCTGAGAAGGGACGTTATTGGCTTGCTCAACAATTAGGTATCATTCCACAGTAA
- a CDS encoding HGGxSTG domain-containing protein — protein sequence MNKSAPRKGARPSKLDDPRLKALAEEVAAAKEKDNQEALKKLRSQLKKEPTICGAIKGDGRLCLRKPHIKEDGSTNGKYPFHGGKSTGQKTEEGRKKAMANLNPKANLIHGAYSKDFKEMLSQEEADLYNGLMDYYIENYEVDPFNLVLVDRFAIDTVKSMRMGSKDFLRDSKAYNDTEVKLIRFAESLGLNQKFKQSKEHKDNASKVDLNTLFDMGNEQ from the coding sequence ATGAATAAGTCAGCACCAAGAAAAGGAGCTAGACCATCCAAATTAGATGATCCAAGACTTAAAGCTCTAGCTGAAGAGGTGGCGGCTGCCAAGGAGAAAGACAATCAGGAAGCTCTCAAGAAACTCCGTAGCCAGCTCAAGAAGGAACCGACTATATGCGGTGCTATCAAGGGTGACGGTAGGTTGTGTCTGAGAAAGCCACACATTAAAGAGGATGGTTCTACTAATGGAAAATATCCGTTCCATGGCGGTAAGTCTACCGGGCAAAAAACTGAGGAGGGGAGGAAGAAAGCTATGGCAAATTTAAACCCAAAAGCTAACCTGATTCATGGGGCTTACTCAAAAGACTTCAAAGAAATGCTATCTCAAGAGGAGGCTGACTTGTACAACGGGTTAATGGATTACTACATTGAAAACTATGAGGTCGATCCGTTTAACCTTGTACTCGTAGACCGATTTGCTATCGATACTGTTAAATCTATGAGAATGGGCTCTAAGGACTTCCTACGAGACAGCAAAGCTTACAATGATACTGAGGTAAAACTTATCCGCTTTGCTGAGTCCCTAGGGTTGAACCAAAAGTTTAAGCAATCTAAGGAACATAAAGATAACGCTAGTAAAGTTGATCTTAATACGTTATTTGACATGGGAAATGAACAGTAA